Proteins from one Streptomyces sp. NBC_00289 genomic window:
- the helR gene encoding RNA polymerase recycling motor ATPase HelR, which produces MNSLTTSAFDLPDRLSAKADPTLIAGDEQHFAAVARCLKESIAELSDRLDAARKAPGGIGRQAMERDMEVHRLTARLRTLRRFGLDLCLGRMVGVDDSEPVYVGRLGLTDREGRRLLLDWRSPAAEPFFGATHADPMGLASRRRYRWTRGRIGDYWDEVFTVDGFAGHAALDDQSAFIASLGSDRSPRMRDVLGTIQADQDAVIRAGSRGALVVDGGPGTGKTVVALHRSAYLLHSDPRLGHRRGGVLFVGPHRPYLAYVADVLPSLGEEGVQTCVLRDLVPEGAAAAVEGDPEVALLKSSADLVRAVETAVRFYEEPPTEGMTVTTPWSDIRLSAEDWAVAFETAASNVPHNEAREQIWEELLSVLVDRYDGDAPVDQLRESLRHNRELRTALDRAWPLLEAADLVGDLWTVPAYLRMCAPWLGREDVRRLLREDAQAWTVSDLPLLDAARQRLGDPEASRRDRRQRATVAAERERMTRVVDDLIEVADDEYGTGLVTMLRGEDFQDALVDKSASPGTEPDLLAGPFAHIVVDEAQELTDAEWQMLLLRCPSRSFTIVGDRAQARHGFTESWQERLERVGLDRIRLASLTVNYRTPEEIMAEAEPVIRAVLPDANVPTSIRRGGVPVVYGSATDLSSILDTWLAAHADGIACVIGDPAFRATSRVRSLTPELAKGLEFDLVVLVDPVALGEGIEGAVDRYVAMTRATQRLVVLTSP; this is translated from the coding sequence GTGAATTCCCTGACCACCAGTGCGTTCGACCTCCCCGACCGTCTCTCCGCCAAGGCCGACCCGACGCTGATCGCGGGCGACGAGCAACACTTCGCGGCTGTCGCGCGGTGCCTCAAGGAGTCGATCGCCGAACTGTCCGACCGCCTCGACGCCGCGCGCAAGGCGCCCGGCGGCATCGGCCGCCAGGCGATGGAACGGGACATGGAAGTCCACCGGCTGACCGCCCGCCTGCGCACACTGCGGCGCTTCGGCCTCGACCTGTGCCTCGGACGCATGGTCGGCGTGGACGACTCCGAGCCCGTGTACGTCGGACGGCTCGGCCTCACCGACCGCGAGGGGCGTCGGCTGCTGCTCGACTGGCGTTCCCCCGCGGCCGAGCCGTTCTTCGGAGCCACCCACGCCGACCCGATGGGTCTGGCGAGCCGCCGCAGGTACCGCTGGACCCGTGGCCGGATCGGCGACTACTGGGACGAGGTGTTCACCGTGGACGGGTTCGCCGGGCACGCCGCGCTCGACGACCAGTCCGCCTTCATCGCCAGTCTGGGCAGCGACCGGTCGCCGCGGATGCGAGACGTGCTCGGCACCATCCAGGCCGACCAGGACGCCGTCATCCGCGCGGGGTCCCGCGGCGCGCTCGTCGTCGACGGCGGGCCGGGTACGGGCAAGACCGTCGTCGCGCTGCACCGCTCCGCCTACCTCCTCCACTCCGACCCCCGCCTCGGTCACCGCCGGGGCGGCGTGCTGTTCGTCGGCCCGCACCGGCCCTACCTGGCCTACGTCGCGGACGTCCTGCCCAGCCTCGGAGAGGAGGGGGTGCAGACCTGCGTCCTGCGAGACCTCGTCCCCGAGGGAGCGGCGGCAGCCGTCGAGGGCGACCCGGAGGTTGCCCTGCTGAAGTCGTCCGCGGACCTGGTGAGGGCGGTCGAGACGGCTGTCCGGTTCTACGAGGAGCCGCCCACCGAGGGGATGACGGTCACGACCCCCTGGTCCGACATCCGGCTCAGTGCCGAGGACTGGGCCGTGGCGTTCGAGACGGCGGCATCCAATGTTCCGCACAACGAGGCGCGTGAGCAGATCTGGGAGGAGCTGCTGAGCGTCCTGGTGGACAGGTACGACGGCGACGCCCCGGTCGACCAGCTCCGCGAGTCACTGCGGCACAACAGGGAGCTGCGCACCGCCCTCGACCGCGCCTGGCCGCTGCTCGAAGCGGCCGACCTCGTCGGAGACCTCTGGACGGTACCCGCCTACCTGCGGATGTGCGCTCCCTGGCTCGGCCGCGAGGACGTTCGGCGACTGCTGCGCGAGGACGCCCAGGCCTGGACGGTGTCCGATCTGCCGCTCCTGGACGCGGCCCGGCAGCGGCTCGGCGACCCGGAGGCGTCACGACGCGACCGCCGGCAGCGGGCAACCGTCGCCGCCGAACGCGAGCGCATGACCAGGGTCGTCGACGACCTGATCGAGGTCGCCGACGACGAGTACGGGACGGGCCTGGTGACGATGCTTCGCGGCGAGGACTTCCAGGACGCCCTGGTCGACAAGAGCGCGTCGCCCGGCACCGAACCGGATCTGCTCGCCGGTCCGTTCGCACACATCGTCGTGGACGAGGCCCAGGAACTGACCGACGCGGAGTGGCAGATGCTGCTGCTCCGGTGCCCGTCCAGGAGCTTCACCATCGTCGGGGACCGCGCGCAGGCCCGGCACGGGTTCACGGAGTCGTGGCAGGAACGGCTCGAGCGGGTCGGGCTCGACCGGATCAGGCTGGCCTCGCTGACCGTCAACTACCGGACGCCGGAGGAGATCATGGCGGAGGCCGAGCCGGTCATCCGGGCCGTGCTGCCGGACGCCAACGTGCCGACCTCCATCCGCCGCGGCGGCGTCCCCGTCGTATACGGATCTGCCACCGATCTGAGCTCGATCCTCGACACCTGGCTCGCCGCACATGCCGACGGGATCGCCTGCGTCATCGGCGATCCGGCCTTCCGGGCGACCTCCCGCGTCCGGTCGCTGACGCCGGAGCTGGCGAAGGGGCTCGAGTTCGACCTGGTCGTCCTCGTCGACCCGGTGGCGCTCGGCGAGGGCATCGAAGGAGCGGTCGACCGCTATGTCGCGATGACCCGGGCGACCCAGCGGCTCGTGGTCCTCACGAGCCCCTGA
- a CDS encoding SigE family RNA polymerase sigma factor, with the protein MRRRDTPPVTLPQVPRPAGPAETLSPAPGDPDDLEREAALAGLFELHYASMLRLAVLLGADDPENVVAEAYYQIYRKWRRLRDIEAAEAYLRSTVCNLTRMRIRHLQVARRHVVNPPDEVVASAESTALLHDDQRVLIDALQQLPARQREALVLRHWLGLKESEIAAAMGISCGSVKTHTSRGLAALTQAMEARR; encoded by the coding sequence GTGAGACGCAGAGACACCCCACCCGTCACGCTGCCGCAGGTGCCACGGCCCGCAGGTCCGGCCGAGACCCTCTCCCCCGCTCCCGGCGACCCTGACGACCTGGAGCGGGAGGCCGCCCTGGCCGGCCTCTTCGAGCTGCACTACGCCTCCATGCTGCGCCTCGCCGTCCTGCTCGGCGCCGATGACCCGGAGAACGTGGTGGCCGAGGCCTACTACCAGATCTACCGCAAGTGGCGGCGGCTGCGGGACATCGAGGCCGCGGAGGCGTATCTGCGCTCCACCGTCTGCAATCTGACCCGGATGCGCATACGTCACCTCCAGGTCGCCCGCCGGCACGTGGTGAACCCACCGGACGAGGTCGTCGCCTCCGCCGAGAGCACCGCCCTCCTCCACGACGACCAGCGCGTGCTGATCGACGCCCTCCAGCAGTTGCCCGCCCGGCAGCGCGAGGCGCTCGTGCTGCGGCACTGGCTCGGGCTGAAGGAGAGCGAGATCGCGGCGGCGATGGGGATCTCCTGCGGGTCCGTCAAGACACACACCTCGCGCGGCCTCGCCGCCCTGACCCAGGCGATGGAGGCCCGGCGATGA
- a CDS encoding sodium:solute symporter has translation MADGAMTATFLAVIGGASLLAVTARRLRPNDRLPSLEGWALADRSLGPVWTWLLLGGTIFTAYTFTAVPGLAYGNGAAAFFAVPYTVIVCPLAFVLLSRLWSVARRHGYVTVADFVRGRYGSPPLALVVALTGILATMPYLALQLLGIRAVLTAGGVYPRGAAGDLVMVALFAGLAVATYRHGLRAPAVISALKAVAVFVSLTAVCWLVLGRLGGPGAVFDGAARRLGGADAAHSALLLSPAQQPAYATLALGSALALLMYPHVLTAGFAADGPRTLRKVTVALPAWTGLLALFGFLGIAALAAGVRAPEGGAEAAVPMLVDRLMPAPLAGLVFAAITVGALVPAAVMSIAAATSFVRNVYVEYVHPTATPKRQVRIAKAVSLTAKVGAVAFVFGLRDQDAVNLQLLGGVWILQIFPAVAVGLFTGRLHPRALLAGWAVGMAAGTFMVVREGFSSVVSLGSGEQPLEIYAGLAALLLNLTVAAAGTAALERLGVPRGADSTDLPSRLTVRRSPETGANNP, from the coding sequence ATGGCCGACGGAGCCATGACCGCGACGTTCCTCGCCGTGATCGGCGGAGCGTCGCTGCTCGCCGTCACCGCGCGCCGGCTGCGCCCGAACGACCGGCTGCCGTCCCTGGAGGGCTGGGCCCTGGCCGACCGGAGCCTCGGCCCGGTGTGGACCTGGCTGCTGCTCGGCGGCACGATCTTCACGGCGTACACCTTCACCGCCGTACCGGGACTGGCGTACGGCAACGGTGCGGCCGCCTTCTTCGCGGTGCCGTACACGGTGATCGTCTGCCCGCTCGCCTTCGTCCTGCTCAGCCGCCTGTGGAGCGTGGCCCGCCGCCACGGGTACGTCACCGTCGCCGACTTCGTGCGCGGACGATACGGTTCGCCGCCGCTGGCACTGGTGGTCGCGCTGACCGGGATCCTCGCGACGATGCCGTACCTGGCGCTGCAACTGCTCGGCATACGGGCGGTGCTGACCGCCGGGGGCGTGTATCCGCGGGGTGCGGCGGGCGATCTGGTCATGGTGGCGTTGTTCGCCGGGCTCGCGGTGGCGACGTACCGGCACGGGCTGCGCGCGCCCGCGGTCATCTCGGCGCTGAAGGCGGTGGCCGTCTTCGTCTCCCTCACCGCCGTCTGCTGGCTGGTCCTGGGCCGGCTCGGCGGCCCCGGCGCGGTCTTCGACGGCGCGGCACGGCGGCTCGGCGGAGCGGACGCGGCCCACTCCGCCCTGCTGCTGTCCCCCGCACAGCAGCCCGCCTACGCCACGCTCGCCCTCGGCTCCGCGCTGGCCCTGCTGATGTACCCGCACGTGCTCACCGCCGGTTTCGCCGCCGACGGCCCGCGCACCCTGCGCAAGGTCACCGTGGCACTGCCCGCCTGGACCGGACTGCTCGCGCTCTTCGGCTTCCTCGGCATCGCGGCCCTGGCGGCGGGGGTGCGGGCGCCGGAGGGCGGTGCCGAGGCCGCGGTACCGATGCTGGTCGACCGGCTCATGCCGGCACCGCTCGCCGGGCTCGTGTTCGCCGCGATCACCGTGGGCGCGCTGGTCCCGGCCGCCGTGATGTCGATCGCCGCCGCCACCAGTTTCGTGCGGAACGTGTACGTCGAGTACGTCCACCCCACCGCCACGCCCAAGCGGCAGGTACGCATCGCCAAGGCGGTGTCGCTGACCGCGAAGGTGGGCGCGGTCGCGTTCGTGTTCGGGCTGCGCGACCAGGACGCGGTCAATCTCCAACTGCTCGGCGGGGTGTGGATCCTGCAGATCTTCCCCGCCGTGGCCGTCGGACTGTTCACCGGCCGGCTGCACCCGCGGGCGCTGCTGGCCGGCTGGGCCGTGGGCATGGCTGCCGGGACCTTCATGGTGGTCCGTGAGGGGTTCTCGTCCGTCGTGTCCCTCGGGAGCGGCGAACAGCCGCTGGAGATCTACGCCGGTCTCGCGGCCCTGCTGCTCAACCTGACCGTCGCCGCGGCCGGCACCGCGGCCCTGGAACGTCTCGGTGTCCCGCGTGGCGCCGACTCGACCGACCTACCGTCCCGCCTGACCGTCAGGCGGAGCCCCGAGACGGGAGCGAACAACCCGTGA
- a CDS encoding amphi-Trp domain-containing protein: protein MRDLKFEQKRSLSRREAADQLTALAAALREGGDAELDLGSGKVSLRIPDNLRSEVEIEAGNGEIELEIELKWPTASSRTASSQATADTDEAPRGRKSAPAKPGRTSTGKNRAAKPSATKTP, encoded by the coding sequence ATGAGGGACCTGAAGTTCGAGCAGAAGCGCTCGCTGTCACGCCGTGAAGCCGCCGATCAGCTGACGGCGCTCGCGGCCGCGCTCAGGGAAGGTGGAGACGCCGAACTCGACCTCGGCTCCGGAAAGGTGAGTCTGCGGATTCCCGACAACCTGCGCAGCGAGGTGGAGATCGAGGCAGGCAACGGCGAGATCGAGCTCGAGATCGAACTCAAGTGGCCGACCGCATCCTCCCGGACCGCGTCCTCGCAAGCGACGGCAGACACGGACGAGGCCCCGAGGGGGCGGAAGAGCGCGCCCGCCAAGCCCGGGCGGACCAGCACGGGCAAGAACAGGGCCGCGAAGCCGTCCGCCACGAAAACGCCCTGA
- a CDS encoding glycosyltransferase, with translation MRVVLSGYDSRGGIEPLVGLSVRLRELGAEVRVCASPDEEFAKRLAGIGVEMVPTGQSVRRLVTGRTPPTAAGVPRRAAELVAAFYDTVRAAAEGCDVLVATGLLPAAAGVKAVAEKLGIRYVYGSYQPVSLPSPHHPPIPRPGRPLPSDVTDNRVLWDQDAQDAQAVFGEAVNTHRASIGLRLLDNVRDHVFTDRPWLAADPVLAPWRQPADLDVVQTGAWVLPDERPLSAELSAFLDAGTPPVYVGFGSIPLRDPEDVTRVAVEAIRAQGRRAVISRGWADLALIDDQDDCFAVGEVNHQALFRRVAAAVHHGGAGTTTTATWAGAPQVLVPQGGDQPYFAGRVADLGIGAAHDGPAFTFESLSAALRTALTPETLVRARAVADTFRTDGATVAAKLLLDTADQERPPLSA, from the coding sequence ATGCGTGTGGTGTTGTCGGGGTACGACTCGCGCGGGGGCATCGAACCGCTGGTGGGACTCTCGGTGCGGCTACGGGAACTCGGCGCGGAGGTACGCGTGTGCGCGTCGCCGGACGAGGAGTTCGCGAAGCGGCTGGCCGGGATCGGCGTGGAGATGGTGCCGACCGGCCAGTCCGTGCGCCGGTTGGTGACCGGCAGGACACCGCCGACGGCGGCAGGCGTGCCCCGGCGCGCGGCCGAGCTGGTCGCCGCGTTCTACGACACCGTCCGCGCGGCCGCGGAGGGGTGTGACGTGCTGGTGGCGACGGGCCTCCTGCCGGCCGCGGCCGGCGTGAAGGCGGTCGCCGAGAAACTCGGTATCCGCTATGTGTACGGGAGTTACCAGCCGGTCAGCCTGCCGTCGCCGCACCACCCGCCGATCCCGCGGCCGGGCCGGCCGCTCCCGTCGGACGTGACCGACAACCGGGTGCTGTGGGACCAGGACGCCCAGGACGCGCAGGCGGTGTTCGGCGAGGCGGTCAACACCCACCGGGCGTCGATCGGCCTGCGGCTGTTGGACAACGTCCGCGACCACGTCTTCACCGACCGCCCGTGGCTGGCCGCGGACCCGGTCCTGGCCCCGTGGCGGCAGCCCGCGGACCTCGACGTGGTGCAGACCGGGGCGTGGGTGCTGCCCGACGAACGCCCGCTCTCCGCGGAGTTGTCGGCGTTCCTGGACGCCGGTACACCGCCGGTGTACGTGGGTTTCGGCAGCATTCCCCTGCGCGATCCGGAGGACGTCACCCGGGTGGCCGTCGAAGCGATCCGCGCCCAGGGCCGCCGCGCGGTCATCTCCCGCGGCTGGGCCGACCTGGCCCTGATCGACGACCAGGACGACTGCTTCGCCGTCGGCGAGGTCAACCATCAGGCACTGTTCCGCCGGGTGGCCGCCGCCGTGCACCACGGCGGCGCGGGCACCACGACGACGGCCACCTGGGCCGGCGCGCCCCAGGTGCTGGTACCTCAGGGAGGGGACCAGCCGTACTTCGCCGGCCGGGTGGCCGACCTGGGGATCGGCGCGGCGCACGACGGTCCCGCCTTCACCTTCGAGTCGCTGTCGGCCGCGCTCAGGACGGCCCTGACCCCGGAGACCCTCGTACGAGCGAGGGCCGTGGCCGACACGTTCCGCACCGACGGGGCGACGGTGGCCGCGAAGCTCCTGCTCGACACCGCCGACCAGGAGAGGCCGCCGCTGTCCGCGTGA